The Synechococcus sp. MVIR-18-1 region GTTTGCAGGAGTGCCCCTTCAGCCAGTGGCTCTAAGTGGAAGGCAGACCGCCAGATGGAGAGAAACCCTTTGCGCCTTCCCCTGGCGACACTGCCAATGCCCACACCAGCATCTTCAAGCTTTCCATTGAGGAGAACCACCGCTCCTTGCCAGCTGTTGCAGATCTGCTCGACCATCTCGTAATCGCTTGGTTGCGGTCCAATGGCCAACAGCATTCGGCCTGTGATCTCTGGGTCGCTGGAGAGCATCAGATCCTTCAAGGCAAAGCAGTGAGCAGCCAATTCCGGGCTTTCTCGTTGCGCTAAGGCCGTTGATCCTGCATCAGGCCAGCCCAACACCACGTCATGCCCTGCAGTCTCCAAGGCCGTTGCCAGGCGCAAAGCCGGTTTTAGCAGCCTTAGTCCTTCAAAGCGCCAGGTCACGGTCCAACGCCGTTGCTGACGATCGCTCAGAGCTTGCTTGAGAGAGGCGAGGGTCATCGCCTCGGCCTGTACAAGATCGGCAGGAAGGGTGACGGACAAACTCAACTCGTTGGAGTGCTGCGCGGAGAGTACCTAGACGTCAGGCGCGATCGTGGTTCATACGATCAATCGCGTTTTGAATTCGATCGTTGATCGCTGGCAATGTTGAGGGGTCACTCCAGTAACCAAGACTGAGCCGAAGTCCTGATCGACGCCATAAGGGATCCACCTCCATTGCTGCAAGTACGGGGCTGTCACTATCGCGGCCGGAGGAACAAGCACTTCCACTGCTCGCCGCGATTCCTTCACGATCCAGGGCTCGTACCAAGGCGCGACCCGACATGGGCTGACCGTGACGATCGGAGACCAGCACTGAGAGATGGTGCGGTAAACGCTCCCTGGGATGTCCACTGAGACGGATTGCATCGTTTTGGCAAAGCAGGGCAAGCAAGGCATCGCGCAACCGAGCGATCCCAGATCCTGATGATTCGACCTGATTCGCCTGACAAGAAGCGATGTCACGGAATGCTGCCGCCATGCCTTGCGCTAAGACGGGGCATTCAGTACCGGCGCGAAGCCCATTCTCCTGTTGGCCACCGGCAAATAAGGGCTGGATCCGTTCAGCGATGTCTTGTCTTAGGAGCAACAAGCCGATGCCTCTTGGACCTCCGCACTTGTGTGCTGAGGCCGTGAGCAGGTCAACTGGAAGTTCTCCCCAATTAGGGCAACCCTGGCTCAAGACTTGGGTGGCATCGGTATGGAACGGAATCCCTCTGGAACGACAGGCCTCACCTACAGCTTGGATCGGTTGCAGCGTTCCCACTTCACTTTGACCCCAGATCAAGGACACGATTTTGGTTGGAGGGGCTAGCAGTCGATCCAAATGTTCCATTTGGATCTGTCCGTAGGCATCAACAGGCCATCGTTCAACCGTCCATCCGCACGCGATCAATTGCTGAGCTGCAGCTGCAACAGCGGGATGTTCCACAGCAGAGATCACCAACCGCCCTGCTGATTCAGTTTTGGCCAGCCCTATCAAGGCAAGATGGGCCGACTCGGTGGCCCCGGAGCTGAACAGGATGTCCGATCGTTCAGCTCCCAGGCTGTTGCCGATCGAAAGGCGCGCACGTTCCAGTGACTCAGCTGCATCACAGCCGAAGCGATGAAGGCTGGAAGGGTTGCCCCAGCTGCCCTTCTGTGCCTTAAGCATGGAAGTGATCACGCTCTCTCTCACAGGAGCGGTGGCACATCCATCCAGATAAAAATAGGGGTCTTCAGGGTTTGTCATCGCGATTCAAGCGTGACAGGGTTCGCTCTTCGAGGGAGTCGCCAGCGAGGTTGAGCATGGCGTCGAGAGAGGTTGACGACAAAAATTCTTGGACGCGAGCCTGGGCTTCATCGCGTAAGCAATGGTCCGGTTTCTGGCAGGTGTCTTTGCAATCATTCGCGCAGTTCAAGCTCTTCGAGCTCTGCGTTGATTGGGTGGCGGCAGCAGCTGTAGACGGCATGGTTTGTCCAACAGCTGCCGCCGAAGTTGGCTGCTCTTGCCTTGTCTCTGGCAGTAATTCAGGATTTAAAACGCCATCAAAAACTGCTACGGCGGGTCCGGTCATAAACACGGAGCCCTTGCGATCAGGCCAACTGATCTCGAGAGGCCCGCCTGGAAGTTTCACCGTGGCTTCTGATTCCGATAACCCGAGCAGCGTTGCGGCAACGAGCGTGGCGCAGGCTCCCGTGCCGCAAGCCAGGGTTGGACCTGCCCCGCGCTCCCATACACGGATCTCGAGTGTGTGCTGATCGATCACTTCCAAAAAGTGCACATTGGTTTTGGCTGGAAACAAAGGATTTACCTCCAGTGCAGATCCCCATGCGTCAAAGGGAATGGCTTTGAGGTCTTGTACCGGCACAACCACATGGGGATTGCCCATTCCCACAGCGGCGAGCTGAAGAGTGCTGCTCTCGAGTTCGATCTCCCCTTGAGGAAGTCCAGACAGCCCCTTTGAGAGTGTGGTGGGAACTTGTTCGGGTTCCAGGAATGGCTGCCCCATATCGACCCGGATCTGTCCGTCATCACAAAGTTCAGGGACGATGACGCCCGCCATGGTTTCGGTTCTCCATGTCCGTCCTGGCTGATCTCCATCGCTATCAGCAAGAAAACGGGCTAGGCAGCGGATGCCGTTGCCGCACATTTCGGCTTCGCTTCCATCCGCATTAAAAATGCGCATCCGTAGTTCTTCGCCATGCTGTGGGGGCAGGGCCAATATCAAGCCATCGCCTCCGATCCCAAATCGGCGATCACACAGCTGGCGCACCCAATGGGGATCTGGCTCCGTGATGGTCAGAGGAAGTTGTCCCCCGCGGCCTTCCAACAGCACGAAGTCGTTGCCTAAACCCTGATACTTGCTGAATTGCAGCATGAAATGTCCGATCCCTCTCTGATCCTATGGAGCCAAGTTCCTTCGATCCGAGCTTGCCCAGCATTCGCTTGCTGCAGACCTGGATTCGTGATCGCAAAATCCTCAGTCTTGAATTAACCGATGGGCGTCGGCTGATTGGAGTGCTGATCTGGCAAGACCAACACTGTTTGGCGCTTCAACCAACGGATTCTGACGACCCGGTTTTGATCAGTCGTGCCGGCATGCTCCTGGTCCGGCCGTTGCCTAGGGGCCTTTGAAAAACCGTATTTGTGTCACGATCTGTCCAAATGGTCCCTTGTCGTGACGGCTTCCTCGTCCCCATCCGCCAGCCCAGCCTCTTCGGCGGCTGATCGGTATCAACCCCTCGCGCTCGAAGAGCACTGGCAAGAGCTTTGGAAGGACCAGCGCCTCTATGAAACGCAGGACCCGAAGCCAGGTCAGCGCGCTTTTTATGCCTTGTCGATGTTTCCGTATCCCTCGGGAACGCTTCACATGGGGCATGTCCGTAACTATGTGATTACGGATGTGATTGCTCGGGTGCAACGCATGCGGGGTGATGCGGTGCTTCATCCCATGGGTTGGGATGCTTTTGGCTTACCAGCTGAAAATGCCGCCATTGAACGGAAGATCGAACCAGGCGTTTGGACAGATAGCAACATTGCTCAGATGCGAGGCCAGTTGGGTCGCCTGGGATTATCGATTGACTGGGATCGGGAGGTAGCAACCTGTCACAGCGATTACTACCGCTGGACGCAGTGGCTGTTCCTGGAACTTCATGCCGGCGGGCTTGCTTACCAAAAGGACGCCACTGTCAATTGGGATCCTGTTGATCAAACGGTGCTTGCCAATGAGCAAGTGGATGCTGATGGACGCTCCTGGCGCTCTGGAGCGTTGGTGGAAAAGCGGGACTTACGTCAATGGTTTTTACGCATCACCGATTATGCCGATGCCCTGCTGGATGATCTTGACCAACTTCAGGGTTGGCCTGAACGCGTCCGCACCATGCAGGCCAATTGGATCGGCCGTTCTATTGGGGCGGAGATCGATTTTCAAGTTGAAGCGCATCCAGAGACTTCAATCACTGTTTTTACAACGCGTCCAGACACGTTGTTTGGAGTGAGTTATCTCGTTTTGGCTCCTGATCACGCTCTTGTTGATCAACTCACCACAAGCGATGAACGCATTTCAGTTACTGCGTTCCGGGATCTTATGGCTGAACTGAGTCAAGAGGAGCGGACGTCTGATGATCAACCAAAACGTGGGGTTCCCACCGGTGCAGTAGCGATTAACCCAGCGAATGGTGAATCGATTCCCATTTGGATTGCCGATTACGTGCTGGCTGATTATGGAACTGGCGCTGTCATGGGAGTACCGGCCCATGATGTTCGTGATTTTTCATTCGCTCGGCAACATGAACTGCCTGTTCAA contains the following coding sequences:
- a CDS encoding DUF1995 family protein, which translates into the protein MSLSVTLPADLVQAEAMTLASLKQALSDRQQRRWTVTWRFEGLRLLKPALRLATALETAGHDVVLGWPDAGSTALAQRESPELAAHCFALKDLMLSSDPEITGRMLLAIGPQPSDYEMVEQICNSWQGAVVLLNGKLEDAGVGIGSVARGRRKGFLSIWRSAFHLEPLAEGALLQTEKEMWHLFKADPDGYRFLGTMPSKPDAEAIGMALNGDRDSLGRQLGAVDRFIEDLRG
- a CDS encoding cysteine desulfurase family protein; protein product: MTNPEDPYFYLDGCATAPVRESVITSMLKAQKGSWGNPSSLHRFGCDAAESLERARLSIGNSLGAERSDILFSSGATESAHLALIGLAKTESAGRLVISAVEHPAVAAAAQQLIACGWTVERWPVDAYGQIQMEHLDRLLAPPTKIVSLIWGQSEVGTLQPIQAVGEACRSRGIPFHTDATQVLSQGCPNWGELPVDLLTASAHKCGGPRGIGLLLLRQDIAERIQPLFAGGQQENGLRAGTECPVLAQGMAAAFRDIASCQANQVESSGSGIARLRDALLALLCQNDAIRLSGHPRERLPHHLSVLVSDRHGQPMSGRALVRALDREGIAASSGSACSSGRDSDSPVLAAMEVDPLWRRSGLRLSLGYWSDPSTLPAINDRIQNAIDRMNHDRA
- the dapF gene encoding diaminopimelate epimerase, whose protein sequence is MLQFSKYQGLGNDFVLLEGRGGQLPLTITEPDPHWVRQLCDRRFGIGGDGLILALPPQHGEELRMRIFNADGSEAEMCGNGIRCLARFLADSDGDQPGRTWRTETMAGVIVPELCDDGQIRVDMGQPFLEPEQVPTTLSKGLSGLPQGEIELESSTLQLAAVGMGNPHVVVPVQDLKAIPFDAWGSALEVNPLFPAKTNVHFLEVIDQHTLEIRVWERGAGPTLACGTGACATLVAATLLGLSESEATVKLPGGPLEISWPDRKGSVFMTGPAVAVFDGVLNPELLPETRQEQPTSAAAVGQTMPSTAAAATQSTQSSKSLNCANDCKDTCQKPDHCLRDEAQARVQEFLSSTSLDAMLNLAGDSLEERTLSRLNRDDKP